A single region of the Thermotoga profunda AZM34c06 genome encodes:
- a CDS encoding penicillin-binding protein translates to MRNSFLELRTKLIIRIAGIAAAVMILAFCFRGTSAGVSSNWSVRIPAMRGKILDTNGRFCAVDEISYVAYLDVRFLKSQYSDRLSPQLSLLLKNFGISLSAEEILKGSTSFVKLAEEKDRNSIIVKIPTSLIPYVSIQMVTVRKQIKEYDFDKILGKVIDGHGIGGIEEKLDSVLSKKSDGKLLLKYQGFVTLSPKIDKIVKPIDGQDVKLSLDIDIQRICYREIQKAVQENKALAGGVVIMETKTGKIRAMVTTRDWNDIVMGYFEPGSAIKPIVYSIALENNVIQLDDSFDCPGSIKPVPELDITVRDLEAHGKTDVSKALVVSCNTATILIAEKIKNQLGVYQYYDWLKKFEFGEKTGVEIAGEISGVLRKPEQWSKIDFAMISIGHGIGTPALQFLAAFNTIANKGEYVYPSIIESSEVKKKSVISERTAYEISQILRRVVEEGTGIRAQVPGINVAGKTGTAQKIASGEGKYFSIFVGFFPYEDPKYTMLVYIDEPSADKYLAGEVAAPVFASIVKKLNTLSKESPISYPKGIIPDLRGMSLRDALIILNDIGVKDIQVKGSGVVVQQYPEPGTTDLSKILLILQ, encoded by the coding sequence ATGAGAAATAGTTTTCTTGAATTGCGTACGAAGTTGATAATTAGAATAGCGGGCATTGCGGCAGCCGTGATGATATTGGCGTTTTGTTTTCGTGGCACATCAGCTGGTGTTTCTTCAAATTGGAGTGTTCGCATACCTGCGATGCGTGGTAAGATACTTGACACAAATGGCCGCTTTTGTGCTGTCGATGAAATTTCTTATGTTGCCTACTTGGATGTTCGTTTCCTCAAATCACAGTACTCCGACAGGTTATCTCCGCAATTATCACTTTTGCTGAAAAACTTTGGCATCTCTTTATCTGCCGAAGAAATTCTCAAAGGATCAACAAGTTTTGTGAAATTAGCCGAAGAGAAAGACCGAAATTCGATAATCGTGAAGATCCCAACCTCACTCATACCATACGTATCTATTCAGATGGTCACCGTCAGAAAACAGATAAAAGAATATGACTTTGACAAAATCCTTGGAAAGGTTATTGATGGTCATGGAATAGGTGGAATAGAAGAGAAACTCGACAGCGTGCTCTCAAAGAAAAGCGATGGGAAATTACTTTTGAAATACCAAGGGTTTGTCACGTTATCTCCGAAAATAGATAAGATCGTAAAGCCAATCGATGGACAAGATGTAAAGTTGTCACTTGATATAGACATTCAAAGAATATGTTATAGAGAGATACAAAAGGCTGTACAAGAAAATAAGGCACTCGCAGGCGGAGTAGTTATAATGGAGACAAAGACTGGGAAGATCAGGGCGATGGTTACAACAAGAGATTGGAACGATATAGTCATGGGTTATTTTGAGCCTGGATCGGCAATAAAACCCATTGTTTATTCAATAGCTCTGGAAAACAACGTTATCCAATTGGATGATTCCTTTGACTGTCCGGGTAGTATCAAACCCGTACCGGAACTCGATATAACTGTAAGAGATCTCGAAGCCCATGGAAAGACTGATGTCAGTAAAGCGCTCGTTGTTTCGTGTAATACCGCAACGATTTTGATTGCTGAGAAAATCAAAAATCAACTTGGAGTCTATCAATACTACGATTGGCTCAAGAAGTTTGAATTTGGTGAGAAAACTGGTGTAGAGATTGCAGGTGAAATATCTGGTGTTTTGAGAAAACCAGAGCAATGGTCGAAGATCGATTTTGCAATGATTTCAATTGGGCATGGTATAGGAACTCCCGCTCTACAATTTTTAGCGGCCTTCAACACTATCGCGAACAAAGGAGAATATGTTTATCCGAGCATAATCGAATCCAGTGAAGTGAAGAAGAAAAGCGTTATAAGCGAAAGAACAGCTTACGAGATTTCGCAAATATTACGTCGAGTGGTAGAGGAAGGTACCGGGATCAGGGCACAAGTTCCAGGAATAAATGTTGCGGGTAAAACAGGTACGGCACAGAAGATAGCGTCTGGCGAAGGAAAATATTTCTCGATCTTTGTTGGTTTTTTTCCGTATGAAGATCCAAAATATACCATGCTTGTGTACATCGACGAACCTTCAGCAGATAAATATCTTGCCGGAGAGGTTGCAGCACCTGTTTTTGCATCAATTGTGAAAAAGTTGAATACGTTGTCCAAAGAAAGTCCCATCAGTTATCCCAAAGGAATTATCCCAGATTTGAGAGGTATGAGTTTGAGAGATGCGCTGATCATTCTGAATGATATTGGAGTAAAGGATATACAGGTAAAAGGTTCAGGTGTTGTTGTTCAGCAATATCCGGAACCGGGCACGACCGATTTGAGTAAGATCTTGTTGATTTTGCAATGA
- a CDS encoding phenylacetate--CoA ligase family protein, with product MIRYIYDHLPEFVRKPATSLFFYAVPFPYNRGLRYANIYIYRELMKTQWWDEKNLLLLQFERLRDLLLYAYENVPYYNELFTKYGFNPKKFQDFTDLSVLPRIVLTREEINRNFEDLIPKNYDGYRILLKTGGTTRLPMSFYVSENTYLAALACIQRQWYWAGVKPKDLIFVFRGGVVTKKAKRLNYFCERINNEVYFDTSNMDGNTLNRYVDILNRMKPTAIRGFPSCLEILSDYIIERKISVHQPKAIQTSSEVLLPKQREKIELAFGSKVFDTYGNGEHTIIATECDKHSGLHLNQEFGYTEFVKIGETEENESIYKVITTSLFNSAFVFFRYDTEDLVILDHSACSCGRRFPLIKKVMGRCGDIIRCSNGKKIPPVSFANFWVDNLKDRLRGIKYVQLVQKDLEYFIVRLIGQEDRENEKMKK from the coding sequence TTGATCAGGTATATTTACGATCATTTACCTGAATTTGTGAGAAAACCAGCCACTTCTCTCTTTTTTTACGCGGTACCTTTTCCTTATAATAGAGGGTTACGTTATGCAAATATTTATATTTATAGAGAATTGATGAAGACACAATGGTGGGACGAAAAGAATCTCCTGTTACTTCAATTTGAGAGGTTGAGAGATTTATTATTGTATGCTTATGAGAATGTACCTTATTACAACGAGCTTTTTACAAAATATGGTTTTAATCCGAAAAAATTCCAAGATTTCACAGATTTATCTGTATTACCACGGATTGTTCTCACGCGTGAGGAGATTAATAGGAATTTTGAAGATCTAATCCCCAAAAACTATGATGGATACAGAATTTTGCTTAAGACTGGTGGAACTACGCGATTGCCAATGAGTTTTTATGTATCAGAAAATACTTATTTAGCTGCACTTGCATGTATTCAGAGGCAATGGTATTGGGCTGGCGTGAAACCGAAGGATTTGATCTTTGTCTTTCGTGGAGGTGTTGTAACAAAGAAAGCAAAAAGACTAAATTATTTTTGTGAAAGGATAAACAACGAAGTCTATTTTGACACATCAAACATGGATGGAAATACTTTGAACAGATATGTGGATATTTTGAATAGAATGAAACCAACAGCTATTCGCGGTTTTCCTTCTTGTTTGGAAATACTTTCAGACTATATAATCGAGCGAAAAATCTCTGTTCACCAACCAAAGGCAATACAAACTTCTTCAGAGGTTTTGTTGCCAAAACAAAGAGAGAAGATCGAATTGGCATTTGGCTCAAAAGTTTTTGATACATACGGTAATGGTGAACACACTATAATTGCAACAGAATGTGACAAACACAGTGGCCTTCATCTCAATCAAGAGTTTGGTTATACTGAATTCGTCAAGATTGGAGAGACAGAGGAGAATGAAAGTATATACAAGGTGATCACGACATCTTTGTTTAATAGTGCATTTGTCTTCTTTCGATATGATACTGAGGATCTGGTGATATTGGATCATTCTGCATGCTCATGTGGCAGAAGGTTTCCCCTAATTAAGAAAGTAATGGGAAGGTGTGGGGATATAATAAGATGCTCAAATGGCAAGAAGATCCCACCGGTTTCTTTTGCCAATTTTTGGGTTGATAATCTAAAAGACAGGTTGAGAGGTATCAAATATGTCCAACTGGTTCAAAAAGATCTGGAATATTTCATTGTCAGACTCATAGGTCAAGAGGATCGTGAAAATGAAAAAATGAAAAAGTGA
- a CDS encoding PIG-L deacetylase family protein → MTDLSQKLREFFMVPNFEECEKILCVQPHPDDADISMGATVSKLSEKGVKVYYLTVTDGGAGSQDQKIVGQRLSEIRKSEQQNAARILGVHELIWLDFEDLGDYTIEQVRTKTAEYIRKIKPDIVFTVDPFLVYEVHPDHIKTGMGASQATSLYRLPKVCPGTTDHEVKAISFFNTAFPNTFYEIEQRHLEKKLLAIAQHRSQFDEKSLQMLSFYLTERAKYNEKLVEAFKVLPPTMLHVMPEAVKF, encoded by the coding sequence ATGACTGATCTATCCCAAAAGCTCAGAGAGTTTTTCATGGTTCCTAATTTCGAAGAGTGTGAGAAAATTCTGTGCGTTCAACCTCATCCAGATGATGCCGACATCAGTATGGGGGCAACAGTCTCAAAACTCTCAGAGAAAGGTGTTAAAGTTTATTATTTAACAGTCACGGATGGTGGGGCAGGTTCACAAGACCAGAAAATCGTTGGTCAGAGATTGAGCGAAATAAGAAAAAGTGAGCAACAAAACGCTGCGCGAATCCTGGGTGTCCATGAGTTGATTTGGCTTGATTTTGAAGATCTCGGAGATTACACAATTGAACAAGTCAGAACAAAGACGGCTGAATACATAAGAAAGATTAAGCCTGATATCGTTTTTACCGTCGACCCATTTTTGGTTTATGAAGTTCATCCAGATCACATAAAAACAGGTATGGGAGCTTCGCAAGCTACAAGTTTGTATAGATTACCCAAGGTTTGTCCTGGCACAACAGACCATGAAGTAAAGGCTATCAGTTTTTTCAACACAGCCTTTCCGAACACTTTTTATGAAATCGAGCAAAGACATCTTGAAAAGAAATTACTTGCCATTGCACAACACAGGAGTCAGTTTGATGAAAAATCTTTACAAATGCTTTCTTTTTACCTAACTGAGAGAGCAAAATATAACGAGAAACTTGTTGAAGCGTTCAAAGTTCTTCCACCTACAATGCTTCATGTGATGCCAGAAGCCGTGAAATTTTAG
- the tig gene encoding trigger factor, which translates to MQKNIKTQEKNLVVCEYTFTKDEVAQAEENAIKQIADRVDIPGFRKGRAPKHLLRMRYPETIKSEMLEILWQKISEEIDISEELLLSPILEDFEISKDGAKLVLQIHKKPEIVIKPFEEFELKRLDKPSTLNGYVERRLKELQEFHAVLEPKEGPADFGDMVRVKMTITTDDKVVMNEKINEYVLYKEDDRPIVTEVVGKKAGDVVEFDRDFGKNKVYHYKIEIEQVNKRKLLDISDELAKAVGTEYETLQQLKEALEKEGSELYERDMKEFLQNQVIDILANESELLISERTIAELVERAFEKIKQDKQEYEKLLKDHENDPEKLKEALKNYYLTDLKRTLSIEKVARENDLKVTDEEVEAQAQDLAVAWGISVDRAKSILKSRQDISNDVRWELLKRKVADIILEKAKVIDIKPEELQKEEKEHEDK; encoded by the coding sequence ATGCAAAAGAATATCAAGACACAGGAAAAAAATTTAGTTGTCTGTGAATACACTTTTACGAAGGACGAGGTTGCACAAGCGGAAGAGAATGCTATTAAACAGATCGCAGACAGAGTAGATATCCCTGGCTTCAGAAAAGGGAGAGCACCTAAGCACCTTTTGAGAATGCGCTATCCTGAAACGATAAAATCTGAGATGCTCGAAATACTTTGGCAGAAAATTTCAGAAGAAATCGATATTAGTGAAGAATTGCTTTTATCACCAATTTTAGAAGATTTTGAGATTAGCAAGGATGGCGCGAAGTTGGTTCTGCAGATTCACAAAAAACCAGAAATAGTGATAAAACCATTTGAAGAATTCGAGCTAAAGAGACTCGATAAACCATCGACTCTCAATGGTTATGTTGAAAGAAGGCTTAAGGAATTACAAGAATTTCATGCCGTATTAGAACCCAAAGAAGGTCCGGCCGATTTTGGAGATATGGTAAGGGTAAAGATGACCATAACAACAGATGATAAGGTAGTAATGAACGAAAAAATCAACGAATATGTACTTTACAAAGAAGATGACAGACCTATTGTGACAGAGGTCGTTGGTAAGAAAGCAGGCGATGTGGTTGAATTCGATAGAGATTTCGGAAAAAACAAGGTTTATCATTACAAAATTGAAATTGAGCAGGTTAACAAGAGAAAATTGCTCGATATTTCTGATGAACTTGCAAAGGCCGTTGGTACAGAATATGAAACACTTCAACAACTCAAAGAAGCACTTGAAAAAGAAGGATCTGAACTTTATGAAAGAGACATGAAGGAATTTCTCCAAAATCAAGTGATTGATATTTTGGCAAATGAGTCAGAACTGTTGATATCGGAACGTACGATAGCTGAACTTGTAGAACGTGCATTCGAAAAGATTAAACAAGACAAACAAGAATATGAAAAATTGCTCAAAGATCATGAAAATGATCCCGAAAAGCTCAAGGAGGCTCTGAAAAACTATTACTTAACTGATCTCAAGAGAACTCTATCGATAGAAAAGGTTGCGCGTGAAAATGATCTGAAAGTGACAGACGAAGAAGTAGAAGCGCAGGCACAAGATCTGGCAGTTGCGTGGGGAATTTCGGTTGATAGAGCTAAATCAATTCTGAAATCACGTCAAGATATCTCCAACGATGTTCGATGGGAATTGTTGAAAAGAAAGGTAGCAGACATAATTCTTGAAAAAGCCAAGGTAATAGACATCAAACCAGAGGAATTACAAAAGGAGGAAAAGGAACATGAAGATAAATGA
- the mutS gene encoding DNA mismatch repair protein MutS, whose amino-acid sequence MKLTPMMQQYMQIKSRYKDAILLFRLGDFYEAFFEDAQLVSKILDLVLTHRQGAPMAGVPYHAVNVYLKKLVQAGYKVAICDQLEDPAVAKGLVKREVTRIVTPGTVLEDELLEQESNNYLVALCKYSRYTIAGVDVSTGESFATSFDDFQATLDFLESIKVSQILCDLSLRDDLKQRFNNIMIETLSDWHLSGTNVEKDIAEAFGVSTIDHFELGENLQTFGALVRYLRFTLMVNNVFLKPPKILRDQSYIFLDPSTIEHLGLLPGVKGKNLFDVLNFTKSPMGARLLKTWILQPLRDLKKIVERLDMVEALVNDQLLLSEIREYLSAVKDIQRIAGRIRYGKASPKDLVALRCTLSVCPYIREVLLSNECFSHIAQIDCLEDLCEKLNQAIEEDPSMIIGEGKVIRAGYDKELDELRELVYHSEELLKDFERKEKLRTNIPNLKVGYNTVFGYFIEVTKSHLSKVPKDYVRKQTLVNAERFITEELKNFEEKILTAKEKLEKREKELYGKLCSEILEKIESIMNLADFLASIDVLSSLAYAATRYGYTKPKFQPDGILYLKNSRHPVVEKLVDNFVPNDLFMDRSKSFVILTGPNMSGKSTFIRQVALIALMAQIGSFVPADEAILPVFDRIFAKMGVRDDIESGKSTFLVEMNEVAKIIHQATKDSLVVLDEVGRGTSTFDGISIAWAVSEYIHNQIGCKCIFATHFTELTELARLYEGVENKTVQVVEEKSGVVFLHKVIDGVADKSYGIEVAAIAGLPKDIVQRAREVLDVIVTKSELEDKLRVVSSEKLKRLKRKKVHPDQSALW is encoded by the coding sequence TTGAAACTCACACCAATGATGCAACAGTACATGCAAATAAAATCAAGGTATAAAGATGCAATTTTGCTCTTTCGCCTCGGTGATTTTTACGAGGCGTTTTTTGAAGATGCCCAACTTGTATCCAAGATACTCGATCTCGTATTGACACACAGACAAGGTGCACCAATGGCGGGCGTCCCTTATCATGCTGTGAACGTTTATCTCAAGAAGCTTGTGCAAGCTGGATACAAAGTAGCGATATGCGACCAACTCGAAGACCCTGCTGTTGCAAAAGGGCTTGTCAAAAGAGAAGTTACCAGAATCGTCACACCTGGTACAGTTCTGGAAGATGAATTACTCGAACAGGAATCGAACAATTACCTTGTTGCCCTATGTAAATATTCTCGATATACGATTGCCGGTGTAGACGTTTCAACTGGTGAGAGTTTCGCAACTTCATTTGATGATTTTCAAGCAACATTGGATTTTCTTGAATCGATAAAGGTTTCTCAGATACTTTGTGATTTGTCGCTGAGAGATGATTTGAAGCAAAGATTCAATAACATCATGATAGAAACTCTTTCGGATTGGCACTTGAGTGGCACTAATGTTGAAAAGGATATCGCAGAAGCTTTTGGTGTCTCAACTATTGACCATTTTGAGCTTGGTGAGAATCTGCAAACCTTTGGTGCTTTAGTTAGATACCTTCGATTTACATTGATGGTGAACAATGTGTTCCTCAAGCCTCCTAAAATTCTCAGGGATCAATCTTATATTTTTCTGGATCCTTCAACTATAGAACATCTTGGGTTGTTACCAGGGGTAAAAGGTAAGAACCTCTTTGACGTGCTCAATTTTACAAAAAGTCCAATGGGTGCAAGGCTTTTGAAAACTTGGATTTTGCAACCTTTGAGAGATTTGAAAAAGATTGTAGAAAGGCTTGACATGGTTGAAGCCCTGGTCAATGATCAATTGTTGTTGAGTGAGATTAGGGAGTACCTGAGTGCCGTCAAAGATATTCAGCGAATTGCCGGAAGAATTCGTTATGGTAAGGCATCTCCAAAAGATCTTGTTGCTTTGCGTTGCACTTTGTCGGTTTGTCCATATATAAGAGAAGTTCTCTTGAGCAACGAATGTTTTTCACATATTGCTCAAATAGATTGCCTTGAAGACCTATGTGAGAAACTCAATCAAGCTATCGAGGAAGACCCATCTATGATCATTGGAGAAGGCAAAGTAATAAGAGCTGGCTATGATAAAGAACTCGATGAGCTCAGAGAACTTGTTTATCATTCAGAGGAGTTACTAAAAGACTTTGAAAGAAAAGAGAAATTGAGAACGAATATACCAAATTTGAAAGTAGGTTATAATACCGTATTTGGTTATTTTATAGAAGTGACAAAATCACATCTTTCGAAAGTTCCAAAAGACTATGTCAGGAAACAAACTCTTGTAAATGCAGAGAGGTTTATAACAGAAGAATTGAAGAATTTTGAAGAAAAGATACTGACAGCCAAGGAAAAACTTGAAAAGCGTGAGAAGGAACTTTACGGGAAGCTCTGCTCTGAGATATTGGAGAAAATAGAGTCAATCATGAATTTGGCCGATTTTCTTGCGTCTATCGATGTTCTTTCTTCGCTGGCTTATGCTGCTACGCGTTATGGATATACTAAACCAAAATTTCAGCCAGATGGGATTTTGTATTTGAAGAATTCGAGACATCCTGTAGTGGAAAAACTCGTTGACAACTTCGTTCCAAATGATTTATTCATGGATCGATCGAAGAGTTTCGTGATATTAACTGGACCAAATATGAGTGGCAAATCAACCTTCATACGCCAAGTAGCTCTGATCGCTTTGATGGCTCAGATTGGTAGTTTTGTTCCAGCCGATGAGGCTATTTTGCCGGTTTTTGATAGAATTTTCGCAAAAATGGGTGTGCGTGATGACATAGAATCTGGCAAGAGTACCTTTTTGGTCGAAATGAACGAGGTTGCAAAGATAATTCATCAGGCTACGAAGGACAGTTTGGTTGTACTTGATGAAGTTGGCAGGGGTACGAGCACTTTCGATGGTATAAGTATTGCGTGGGCGGTTTCTGAATATATACATAACCAGATAGGATGTAAATGTATCTTTGCTACACACTTCACAGAACTGACAGAACTGGCCAGATTGTATGAAGGCGTTGAGAACAAAACTGTACAAGTAGTTGAAGAAAAATCTGGTGTAGTCTTTTTGCACAAAGTGATCGATGGAGTGGCTGACAAAAGCTATGGTATTGAAGTTGCTGCAATAGCCGGACTTCCAAAGGATATCGTTCAAAGAGCAAGAGAAGTGCTTGATGTCATTGTAACTAAGAGCGAACTTGAAGACAAACTAAGAGTTGTTAGTTCCGAGAAACTCAAGAGATTGAAGAGAAAGAAGGTGCATCCGGATCAATCGGCGTTGTGGTGA
- the rsmH gene encoding 16S rRNA (cytosine(1402)-N(4))-methyltransferase RsmH, producing the protein MDWIHVPVMAKEVLHYFSSLRGIFLDCTVGAGGHSEAILNNIDGSVVIGLDVDDDALQLAKRRLSEFEKQGRLFLVKSSYVNARDVLKQLGVSSVNAILMDLGMSTLQLTNSERGFAFSMDGPLDMRMDKDQQLTAYDVVNFWTQEQLRRLFFECAEEKRYAKRIADFIVKCRPIKTTQELAKVVARALPESEKRLRKRHFATKVFQAIRIAVNNELENLKKFLSYAPELLCIRGRIAVISFHSLEDRIVKESFRSSGCLTVVTKKPIRPTQDEISNNPKARSAKMRVAERK; encoded by the coding sequence GTGGATTGGATTCATGTTCCAGTCATGGCAAAAGAAGTACTACATTATTTTAGCAGTTTAAGGGGAATATTTCTCGATTGTACTGTGGGTGCAGGTGGACATTCGGAAGCAATTCTTAACAACATTGATGGCAGCGTGGTCATTGGATTGGATGTCGATGACGATGCTTTGCAGTTAGCGAAGCGAAGATTGAGCGAATTTGAAAAACAAGGAAGATTGTTTTTAGTAAAATCTTCATATGTCAATGCAAGAGATGTTCTAAAACAATTGGGAGTGTCGTCAGTAAACGCAATACTTATGGACCTTGGTATGTCCACGCTGCAGCTTACCAATAGCGAGCGTGGTTTTGCGTTTTCTATGGATGGTCCACTTGATATGCGAATGGACAAAGATCAACAATTGACGGCTTATGATGTTGTCAATTTCTGGACACAAGAGCAACTTAGAAGGTTGTTTTTTGAATGTGCTGAAGAAAAACGCTATGCCAAGAGAATAGCAGATTTTATTGTCAAATGTAGACCTATAAAAACAACCCAGGAATTGGCCAAAGTAGTAGCAAGGGCTTTGCCAGAATCTGAGAAAAGATTACGAAAAAGGCATTTTGCAACAAAGGTGTTCCAGGCAATTCGAATAGCGGTAAACAATGAGCTTGAAAATCTGAAGAAATTCTTGTCGTATGCTCCAGAGTTATTGTGTATTAGAGGGAGAATTGCAGTTATTTCTTTTCATTCTTTGGAAGATAGGATTGTAAAGGAAAGTTTCAGATCAAGTGGGTGTTTAACGGTTGTAACGAAAAAACCAATTAGACCAACGCAGGATGAGATATCTAACAATCCAAAAGCCAGAAGCGCAAAGATGAGAGTAGCGGAGCGAAAGTGA
- the clpP gene encoding ATP-dependent Clp endopeptidase proteolytic subunit ClpP encodes MKINDQLIPTVIETTGRYERAYDIYSRLLKDRIVFLGYPIDDHTANLVVAQLLFLEAEDPDKDIQLYINSPGGSVTAGLAIYDTMQYVKCDVTTICVGQAASMAAVLLTSGTKGKRFALPNARIMLHQPLGGAEGPVKDVEIITKELLRIKNLINNILSEKTGQPFERIEKDTDRDFFMDAYEALNYGLIDRVIEPKRR; translated from the coding sequence ATGAAGATAAATGATCAATTAATTCCGACTGTTATAGAAACCACTGGTAGATATGAACGAGCTTATGATATCTATTCAAGACTTTTGAAAGATCGAATAGTTTTTCTTGGATACCCAATAGACGACCACACGGCAAATCTTGTGGTAGCACAATTATTATTTCTCGAGGCAGAGGATCCAGATAAGGATATTCAACTTTACATAAACAGTCCTGGAGGATCGGTGACAGCTGGCCTTGCGATATACGATACGATGCAATATGTGAAATGCGATGTAACGACGATTTGTGTGGGACAAGCTGCTTCGATGGCTGCTGTATTGCTCACAAGCGGCACTAAGGGAAAACGATTTGCATTGCCGAACGCGAGAATAATGCTCCATCAACCACTCGGTGGCGCTGAAGGACCGGTCAAAGATGTTGAGATAATAACGAAAGAACTTCTTCGAATAAAGAATTTGATAAATAATATACTCAGTGAAAAGACTGGTCAGCCATTCGAACGAATAGAAAAGGATACGGACAGGGACTTTTTCATGGATGCTTATGAAGCTTTGAACTATGGATTAATAGATAGGGTGATCGAACCAAAGAGAAGGTGA
- a CDS encoding DHH family phosphoesterase, which yields MHLTHTNADADSFASAYWGYRTIGGGIYVDNPDSTVLNLMKKLNVQNFFPEQVHCFYVYDTCEPQKVPFDVYNYRVFDHHASYCSEFLSKADFAHVRQRTANVMNLYDLSKEMQLDEKILFAFAVALVTDTGFLKTARSEEIEYLAKFLGNHILEEVFDVILFGKIEDTKRFVDILSKIQIIEQRFKIGLVKCESDDEFLCIVDLLMFPLGLSIIIGRLPWGIWIYCRKNLVQKIYQQLLRNFSNREAGKLFDFYDVDLIIDLLKTL from the coding sequence TTGCACCTAACGCATACCAATGCGGATGCCGATAGTTTTGCAAGTGCCTATTGGGGCTATCGAACGATAGGTGGGGGGATCTATGTCGACAACCCTGATTCGACTGTTTTGAATTTGATGAAGAAGCTGAATGTCCAAAATTTTTTCCCAGAACAAGTTCATTGTTTCTATGTATACGATACGTGCGAGCCACAAAAAGTGCCTTTTGATGTTTACAACTACAGAGTTTTTGATCATCATGCCAGTTATTGTTCAGAATTCTTGAGTAAAGCAGATTTTGCACATGTTCGACAGAGAACGGCAAATGTGATGAATCTCTATGATTTGAGCAAAGAAATGCAGTTGGACGAAAAGATCCTGTTTGCCTTTGCCGTCGCACTTGTTACCGATACGGGTTTTTTGAAAACAGCCCGATCTGAGGAAATAGAGTATTTGGCAAAATTTTTAGGCAATCATATTCTTGAAGAAGTATTTGATGTCATATTATTTGGCAAAATAGAAGATACTAAGAGATTCGTCGATATACTTTCAAAGATACAAATCATTGAGCAGAGATTCAAGATAGGCTTGGTGAAATGTGAGAGTGACGATGAATTCCTTTGTATAGTTGATTTACTCATGTTCCCTTTGGGTCTTTCGATAATAATTGGAAGGCTTCCATGGGGAATTTGGATTTATTGCAGAAAAAACCTTGTTCAGAAGATATATCAACAGTTATTGAGAAACTTCTCAAACCGTGAAGCCGGCAAATTATTTGACTTTTATGACGTAGATCTGATTATCGATTTACTGAAGACGTTGTGA
- a CDS encoding uracil-DNA glycosylase, with product MTREQLIEIISERVAKCTACTLHTGRTNVVVGEGSLYAPIMFVGEGPGEEEDKTGRPFVGKAGQLLTKILESVSISREDVYICNIVKCRPPNNRAPKPDEQKACGHFLLAQIMIVDPRIIVPLGSTALSFFLNQNLSITECRGKEIDWKGGKKLFPMFHPSFLLRNPSKEKGSPKDLTWQDIKKVRAYFDQYKGR from the coding sequence ATGACTCGAGAACAACTCATAGAAATCATCTCTGAACGAGTAGCTAAATGTACAGCATGTACTCTTCATACAGGTCGAACAAATGTGGTTGTTGGTGAAGGTAGTTTGTATGCTCCAATAATGTTTGTTGGTGAAGGACCAGGTGAAGAAGAGGACAAGACAGGAAGACCCTTTGTTGGAAAAGCAGGACAGCTTCTGACAAAAATTCTTGAATCAGTCAGTATTAGTCGTGAAGATGTCTATATATGTAATATAGTGAAGTGTAGACCACCGAATAACAGAGCACCCAAGCCCGATGAACAAAAAGCCTGTGGTCATTTTCTCCTTGCACAGATAATGATTGTAGATCCAAGAATCATAGTACCACTCGGTAGTACTGCCTTGTCTTTTTTTCTGAATCAGAATCTTTCAATCACAGAATGTAGAGGTAAAGAAATAGATTGGAAAGGGGGAAAGAAACTCTTTCCGATGTTTCATCCAAGTTTCCTGCTGAGAAATCCTTCAAAGGAAAAAGGTTCACCCAAGGATCTCACTTGGCAGGATATAAAGAAAGTAAGGGCATACTTCGATCAGTACAAAGGGAGGTAA